In Bacteroidales bacterium, one DNA window encodes the following:
- a CDS encoding PASTA domain-containing protein has translation MSLGRFLISRIFFKQLLIAFVIVVVLVFLAWQGLAIYTQHGKHLSVPDFSGLTLSDIDKYRIGQDFEFVVLDSVYDNSLPKGSIVVQDPQPNSLVKQGRKIYLTTVAILPEKVQIPDLVDLTFRQAVSSLETHGLLVGKLEYIPDIAKNAVLQQLFEGEVIAPGTFVLKGSQIDLVLGQGLGSERISVPFLLGLTQAEAHHLIRENFLNTGANIFESGADSNARVYKQNPPWKADAYLKMGQQIDLWYRAELDFNFDSLLHIYLPDTLLYNDSIYSDPIF, from the coding sequence ATGAGTTTGGGTCGGTTTCTAATCAGCAGGATTTTTTTCAAGCAACTTTTAATTGCATTTGTCATTGTAGTAGTTCTGGTATTCCTGGCATGGCAGGGCCTGGCAATTTACACACAGCATGGCAAGCATCTCAGTGTGCCTGATTTTTCAGGACTCACTCTTTCAGATATTGATAAATATCGCATTGGACAGGATTTTGAATTTGTCGTGCTGGATTCTGTTTACGATAATTCGCTGCCGAAAGGGAGCATTGTTGTGCAAGATCCACAACCCAATTCATTGGTAAAACAGGGTCGGAAGATTTACCTTACCACCGTTGCTATTCTTCCTGAAAAAGTGCAAATCCCCGATCTGGTTGACCTTACTTTCCGGCAGGCTGTTTCATCGCTTGAAACGCATGGCTTATTGGTTGGCAAACTTGAATACATTCCCGATATAGCTAAAAATGCAGTTCTGCAACAACTTTTTGAAGGCGAAGTAATTGCGCCGGGAACATTCGTACTCAAGGGCTCGCAGATTGACCTGGTACTTGGCCAGGGCCTCGGAAGTGAAAGAATTTCCGTTCCATTTCTTCTTGGTCTGACCCAGGCCGAAGCTCACCACCTTATACGTGAAAACTTTCTTAACACCGGTGCAAACATTTTTGAAAGCGGTGCAGATAGCAACGCCAGGGTCTATAAGCAAAATCCGCCCTGGAAAGCAGATGCATATCTCAAAATGGGCCAACAGATTGACTTATGGTACCGTGCTGAACTTGATTTTAATTTTGACTCCTTGTTGCATATTTATCTTCCTGACACGTTGTTATACAACGACAGCATTTACTCTGATCCTATCTTTTAA
- a CDS encoding T9SS type A sorting domain-containing protein: MIRTITILITFILLVGILPAQEVLTGLQVNTTVKGAIAAQGKPSLKNDVLLTLPFFDDFSDGEVFPASARWTDHDVFINTDYPVFPITAGVATFDAIDANGELHSNASDNRFRSDYLTSHPVRLDSVFLPEPKALDASDSIYLSFYYQPEGLGFAPAEGDSLVLEFFHDHAVDSLKQWVKVWSTPGMTLNAFFALHGSYFKNVMIPIVDTAYLKPGFRFRFYNIASIRYPTAPSWQSNRDHWHVDYIYINAGRSIDDVFYPDIALVNNPGSLLKNYQAMPYRQYKQNFVNEMRDSLRVRVSNLNNAATTGSYSYTVTRSDGSHLQTYESGNFTFQPFANAGYVSQPAIARPPVSFVFPVNNDQEAIFKITHILKSQDNYIPGPNDTLHFTQSFRDYYAYDDGTAEAGYGLSSAGGMMAYKFRLNSPDTLTSVSIFFNQTLNDANQRYFHFQVWNDIGGKPGDLIYEQLFDRVEYGEGLNGFRAYNFNEHIFIDNAGFPGLVFYVGLEQTTADLLNIGLDRNNIANEQMFYFLGDTWFNSMFDGALMIRPVLGTTGVSGIGPGFAASIPLLVFPNPACDGFINIKIDEQLIGSGIFQILNLTGVLMQEGTISKRMDISYLPSGMYLLRLISGQQTGVTRFTVLR; encoded by the coding sequence ATGATCCGTACAATAACAATTTTAATAACCTTCATCCTGCTTGTCGGAATTTTACCAGCGCAGGAAGTTTTAACAGGGCTTCAGGTTAATACAACGGTAAAAGGGGCAATTGCAGCACAAGGCAAGCCATCATTAAAAAATGATGTCCTGCTCACGCTGCCTTTCTTCGATGATTTTTCTGACGGGGAAGTCTTTCCGGCTTCAGCACGCTGGACTGATCATGATGTGTTTATTAATACTGACTACCCGGTATTTCCAATCACTGCCGGGGTGGCTACATTCGATGCCATTGATGCCAACGGTGAACTTCATTCAAATGCTTCTGACAATCGCTTCAGGTCTGATTATCTAACTTCACATCCAGTTCGTCTTGATTCTGTTTTTCTGCCTGAACCCAAAGCGCTTGATGCATCGGATTCAATTTACCTGAGCTTCTATTATCAGCCCGAAGGCCTGGGATTTGCCCCTGCCGAAGGCGACTCCCTTGTACTTGAGTTCTTTCACGATCATGCAGTTGATTCCCTGAAACAATGGGTGAAAGTGTGGAGCACTCCGGGGATGACATTGAATGCATTTTTTGCCCTTCATGGTTCGTACTTCAAGAATGTTATGATTCCAATTGTGGATACGGCATACCTAAAACCAGGATTCAGGTTCAGGTTCTATAATATTGCCAGCATCCGCTACCCCACTGCTCCAAGTTGGCAAAGCAACCGCGATCATTGGCATGTTGATTACATTTACATCAATGCCGGTCGCTCAATCGATGATGTTTTTTATCCCGATATAGCCCTGGTAAACAATCCGGGTAGTTTGCTGAAAAATTATCAGGCAATGCCCTACCGCCAATACAAACAAAACTTTGTGAATGAAATGCGCGACTCGCTCCGGGTGCGGGTCAGCAATCTTAATAATGCAGCAACTACAGGATCGTATAGTTATACTGTTACCCGATCCGATGGCAGTCACTTACAAACCTATGAATCTGGTAATTTTACTTTTCAACCCTTTGCCAATGCAGGTTACGTGAGCCAGCCAGCTATTGCCAGGCCGCCAGTAAGCTTTGTTTTTCCTGTAAATAACGATCAAGAAGCAATCTTCAAGATCACACATATTTTGAAAAGCCAGGATAATTATATTCCTGGACCTAACGACACTTTACATTTTACCCAATCTTTCCGCGATTATTACGCTTATGATGATGGAACAGCCGAAGCTGGCTATGGGCTGTCAAGTGCAGGGGGCATGATGGCGTACAAGTTTCGCCTGAATTCACCGGATACACTAACCTCGGTGAGCATTTTCTTTAATCAGACACTGAACGATGCCAACCAGCGATATTTTCATTTTCAGGTTTGGAACGACATTGGAGGAAAACCCGGGGATCTTATTTATGAGCAACTCTTTGACAGGGTTGAATACGGCGAGGGCCTTAACGGTTTTCGGGCCTACAATTTCAACGAGCATATTTTTATTGACAATGCCGGGTTTCCCGGCCTCGTGTTTTACGTTGGTCTGGAACAAACCACTGCCGATCTCCTGAATATTGGGTTGGATCGCAACAACATAGCCAACGAGCAAATGTTCTATTTTCTGGGTGATACATGGTTCAACTCAATGTTTGACGGCGCTTTGATGATACGGCCGGTTTTGGGTACCACTGGTGTTTCGGGCATCGGGCCAGGTTTTGCGGCAAGCATTCCTTTGCTCGTTTTTCCGAACCCCGCATGCGATGGGTTTATTAATATAAAGATTGATGAGCAGTTGATAGGATCAGGCATATTTCAAATCCTGAACCTGACCGGTGTTTTGATGCAGGAAGGTACAATCAGCAAGCGCATGGATATTTCGTACCTGCCTTCCGGGATGTATCTGTTGCGCTTAATTAGCGGCCAACAAACCGGAGTTACGCGTTTCACGGTTCTTAGGTAA